From Jeotgalibaca dankookensis, one genomic window encodes:
- a CDS encoding amino acid ABC transporter ATP-binding protein, whose protein sequence is MAAVLSVNHLSKKFGNREVLKDISFDVNEGEVVCLIGSSGSGKSTLLRCLNLLEQPTTGTVLYRDKNIEESGLDLFHYRSKVGMVFQQFNLFNNLDVLENCTTGQVNVLKTEKEEAKKRALRYLTEVGMDTYINARPAQLSGGQKQRVAIARALAMNPDALLFDEPTSALDPETIGEVLKVMKHLAETGLTMVVVTHEMQFAREVSDRVVFMDQGVIVEEGKPEDIFNHPKEERTKEFLSRILEVGV, encoded by the coding sequence ATGGCTGCAGTTCTTAGTGTGAATCACCTTAGTAAAAAATTTGGCAATCGTGAAGTTTTAAAAGATATTAGTTTTGATGTTAATGAAGGAGAAGTCGTATGTTTAATTGGTTCTTCTGGTTCAGGGAAATCTACGCTTTTAAGATGTCTGAATCTATTAGAACAACCAACAACAGGGACCGTTTTATACCGTGACAAAAATATTGAAGAATCAGGTTTGGACCTTTTCCATTATCGGTCTAAGGTAGGCATGGTATTTCAACAATTCAATCTATTTAATAATTTAGATGTTCTAGAAAACTGTACAACTGGTCAAGTTAATGTGTTAAAAACCGAAAAAGAAGAGGCAAAGAAACGTGCCTTACGCTATTTAACTGAAGTAGGAATGGACACTTATATCAATGCTCGTCCCGCTCAATTATCCGGTGGTCAAAAGCAACGTGTTGCTATCGCCCGAGCATTAGCGATGAACCCAGATGCTTTACTTTTTGATGAGCCAACTTCTGCCTTAGACCCTGAAACGATCGGAGAAGTTTTAAAAGTTATGAAGCATCTTGCCGAAACAGGGTTAACCATGGTCGTCGTGACTCACGAAATGCAATTTGCTCGTGAAGTATCCGATCGTGTTGTTTTTATGGATCAGGGTGTCATTGTAGAAGAAGGGAAACCTGAAGATATTTTTAATCATCCTAAAGAAGAACGAACAAAGGAATTTTTAAGTCGTATTTTAGAAGTAGGAGTTTAA